From a single Streptomyces sp. NBC_00377 genomic region:
- a CDS encoding MarR family winged helix-turn-helix transcriptional regulator has product MGCADGSGESRGESRRTQARQVAEAVESLVACWLMAAEESRPRLPARQLHALRTVRLRPELNLTALAEQLGVGLPTASRLCDRLEAAGLLERTVQPRNRREVQLVVTTYGQRLLTDVAERRVRRLATVFEAMTPAQRTALQHGLSGFHEAHTAAGRPEETEG; this is encoded by the coding sequence GTGGGGTGCGCGGACGGCTCCGGCGAAAGCCGGGGGGAGAGTCGTCGGACACAGGCCCGGCAGGTCGCCGAGGCGGTGGAGAGCCTGGTGGCCTGCTGGCTCATGGCGGCGGAGGAGAGCAGACCCCGGCTGCCCGCCCGTCAGCTGCACGCCCTGCGGACGGTCCGGCTGCGCCCGGAACTCAATCTGACGGCCCTGGCCGAGCAGCTGGGCGTCGGGCTCCCCACGGCGAGCCGCCTGTGCGACCGCCTCGAGGCGGCCGGGCTGCTGGAGCGGACCGTGCAGCCCCGCAACCGGCGCGAGGTGCAGCTCGTGGTGACCACCTACGGCCAGCGTCTCCTCACCGACGTCGCCGAGCGCCGCGTACGCCGTCTGGCGACCGTGTTCGAGGCCATGACCCCGGCCCAGCGCACCGCGTTGCAGCACGGGCTGTCCGGATTCCACGAGGCGCACACCGCGGCCGGCCGGCCCGAGGAGACGGAGGGCTGA